The window AGCCACCTCATCCATGCACACAATCACTCTCCCACCATCTAGCAATAAACTTATCAATAAATTCTAACAGGGATACAAGGCCATCTTGAACATGTTGGCAAGTCCATTGGAATAGGGTACAAATAAGAGAGTCCTTTAGCAAAAAGGAGTTGATCTGAAAGTTGAATTCCATCAAAGAATCTTCAGTTTCATTCTTGCCAAATTatccaaaacaagcaaaaaggAGTTGCCCTCCAAATCTTCTATTTTTGCTCACAAAACTCCCTTGTTGTCCTTATAACAAATTTTTCATAGAAGAAGGAAGGACCCAAGAGatgccaaaaaaagaaaataaaaaataacaaaaacccCTTACCTTTCCACAATGGATAAGCATGCGGTTAGCTTATTCTTttgaactcttttttttttttttttttttttttctataggcaacaaaaaatatattaaacatgCCAAACAAAGAAAGGAGGGTGCAGCCCAAGTATACGGGAGGTATACAAAGGATGCCTAAAAACCTCTTACATAAACAATAATGATTAGCCAATACCCATCCTCTTATCTTAAGCTAATCTAATGTCACGATCCTTTCCCATAAAGCCCCAAGCAAAAAGACCTGCTTTTAAAGGCACCCAAGAGCCCTACACTACCTTTGAGGGAAAATACACCTCTATTCGACTTCAATGTAAAATAGAACATTTTCATTAAGAATTTTTCACTCTTCCTAGCCTTCCAAATCAACTTATCTTTGTCCTCAATGCACTTTTTGAACGCTTGAAGCCTCCTAAGTAACTTTTCATTGctatccaactcccaatcttGAAATTGTCTTATGAAGCCCAAGTTCCAAACAACCTACCCACTTATACAATCTCCTGAGCATCCTTGCACTAAACATCTTGCCAAAATTTGATTCTTCTTCTATTGCCTACAAAAAATCTTGTTCTAACCTTAAAGGCTCCTCAACCTCCTCTTAGCACCTTCCACAAGACAACACCACATCCCTCCCTCCCTGCAAGAGAGCACCAACCTCCCAATTTTTCCCCAAACATTCCCACCATGACCCATCTCTAAAGGAACTACCTCTCCAAAGGAAATCTCCAACACAATTTTCCAAGCAAGGCTATAttgaaagaagacaaaatattaatactaggcaagtttttttttttttttttttttttttgatcagtaaTATTAATACTAGCCAAGTTGCACAATATGATTTTAAGCAAAGTGAGTCTACCACCCTTTGAGAAGTACTATCTTTTCCAAAGAACTAACCTTTTATGAACCCACTCTTCAACCACATTCCAAACGATTAGAGACTTGAACGTAACTCCCAAGGGCAAGCCTAAATAAGTAGTCAAAAGCTTTCCCACCCTACAAACCAACAAAGAGGCAAGATCCTTGACATTAGGGACATCTCCCACTAGAAGTCATTCacttttgtttaaattaactttCAACCCTAAAGAAACTTCAAACCAAAACAGGACCCAACTCATGTAATTCAATTGGTTCATGTAAggcttaaaaaaaagaaaatatcattagTGAATAGGAGAGTAGTATATGATATCAACTGAACTAACTATAAGAAAATTTGTCATTCCCTAATTCTAATTGTTAACGAtgattttgagatatttttaataaatcatttctTCCAAATAAAATgtgtcaaataaaaaaaaccaaaaaaccttCTTCCTAATGAAATGTAAATCTCTCCCAAAGGAAACATAAAATGATAGTTTTAAATGCTAAAAGTTATAAAAGAAGTGGTTGATACTAAGGATGATAATATGGTGATATAATGGTAAATTAGTGGCTCACTTAATGCTGCATTCACAACAAAATAATGTCAAACCCAAGTCTAATGTTCTTGTCAAAGCCTCAATTAGCTCAACCTAGCCCTTGTTGCATAGAATGTTTAAAACTATGTCAATGAGAAGATCTAAACAATAGATGTTGTGGATAAATCTCAACTATGGATAACACATGGGGTGGAGGTGAGGTGAATAGTTGCTTTTAATTCAATTTGAGATAGTACCTCACAAATGCTAATTACTccccttatttattttattatttttttatgatttttatctgCTTTTTCAATCCTACCAACAAGAAAGCAAAGCACAAGCAATAATGGACACACTAACACTATCCAACCAAGATATATAAGATATTTCATCTaatcaaaaacacattttaacaTCTCCATTAACATCAATACCAAATcacaaattatttcatattattctAAAGCTTAAATGATCCAATTCCAATTCATTTTCTCGATCAACCAACATAATAAATCAATGGAAATTTCATAAGCTAAGataaactaataaaaagatgaaatagaGATAAAGAGACAATAACACtaatatttaatgtaaaaaacCTCTTAATAGATAAAAAAACCACAGGCCTACAAGCAATCAAAAGTATccattataaagaaaattacctAGCTCAAGCTTTCAATCCTCTCCTAGAGCACTTGCCTAGTACCTTTGAAATTCAACTACTCACTTTCTTCTTCTAAACCATATTTGGAGTCCACACCAAGCTTTATCTCAACCTTTTCTTAAATCCAcacaagaaatttaaattttacccCCAAGATGACGAATATGAGAGTAAGGCattgaatcaacccattttggaagaaatttttttacttcaaaaatgatttttagctcaaaacccataaaattttctttcaaaccaaAAACCCCTAAATTAAGTAAAGAACTTGAAGCTCAAGGAGACCATGTAACTATCACAACCATGAAGCCTTCATTTGGAAATAGAGATTAAATACTAGGGTTTTAAATTCCATCCAACAGTTCAGATTTGTTTGGAAAAAATGAAGGTTTCACAAATGTGATCGAATCCTGATCGATCTGGTGAGATTGTGAAATTTTGGGTACAACAAAAACTGTTAGTTTTTAGtatgattaataaaataattgatccaaatgttttaaaacataaattttgaCACTCTTAAGtttcaaatccaattttcaacaaaagaataaaagtttaaaattaggTTGATCAATATTTGATATCATCCATCATTTCAAAAAAACTTACTATCTTCTCTAGCAATCTTCAAtcatgatctacttacaatgaCAAGAGTCCACGGGAGGATTTGAAGCAACTAAGGAGAACACAATGGAAATTTTCACCCAGAATTACCAACACACAAAGACGTTTATAGATGCCACAACAGAATTCACATTCATATGCACAAACTATTTTACAAGATTATGAAGTACCATATTTACACAGCACACCATATCTTCTGTTACAACAGCAGTGTAAAgctcatttttttattgggaGCTGGTAGGTAATATGCTTCATTTTTTGAGGGGGTACAATCCTACTTTAGAAGAGGATGCTGTTTTTTGGAAAGGGGGGAGAAACGGACAGTTTAAAGTAAAAGAAGCATACAACTTGGTGGTAAATACCGTGGCTAATAATTTTCCGAAGAAcaacatttgggtggataaagtcccaacaaaaattctgttttttgcttgggaagctacttggggcaAGGTGCTTACGCTTGATAGGCTTCAGAAAAGAGGGTGACACCTCCCTAATCGGTGCTTCTTGTGTGGCTGCGAAGAGGAAACTGTAAATCACATCCTcatacattgtatagtggcaAAAGTCCTATGGGATATGATATGTGCTTTGGTTGGTgttcagtgggtctttccagaaactgtaaaggaggtcttattaagctggaggggctcttttgtagggaaaaaaaggaaaaagatatggaagtctataccgttgtacattttttggaccctttggaaggaaagaaataggcttACTTTTAGGGGAGGGATGATAGATATTCAGaaacttaaaaattcttttgtctgtaatttaTGGTGTTGGGCGAGAATGTATAGTGGAGAGAGGTCGCTGTCTCTTATAGACTCGttggagtggatagcctccacttaagggctggtgggttttttgttgtctttttggTGGTGAGGCTTAGCTAatttgtataccccctgtatacgTGTGGCTTTTTGGCCTCTTTTCAATATATtctgtgcttacttatcaaaaaaaaaaaaacagcagtGTAAAGCTCTTTTACAACAGTAAAACAAGAACCATGCTCTACATATACATGGCCAGTTCCACCTtactgattttatttttattttgttaaatttcaCGCATTGTAGAGTAATCTAACTTGTTGTAAATATGGGTAACCCACCAAATGAGGCTATTCAACAGTGTAAGTTAAACCAAATTTGAGTTGGGACCCAATGTCCTTTTATCCCAAGATCAGTCATATATGCTAGGAAATCCTCTACATTCCCTTAAAAAGTGGGAGAGTATACAAAGGATGGCCACTTGCATAGATTGTATATCTCGAATTATGTATTAAATGTacaattattaatatcaatcaccACTTACAAGATTGGATTGAATCAAAACAGATTCAAACCTCCATGCTTGCCCCAGCCCAATCCTAGGGGTATATAAAATGGACAAAGTTGAATGCCCAGGCGGAGTGAACCAGCCAGGCAATTACTAAGTTTGATGTCCCTTGTACATTCACCACATGATTCTATCACCACAATGGCCTTGCTATGTGAAACTTACTTAGCAAACTCAAAGCCATTGTTAATATCCCCGCAATGAGCTCCCGCTTCTTGTAAACTCCACCACGATTTTGGCATTGAATTACCCCATCACATCTCCATTAACATTCATTTTAATCATACTTATCATCAATAATGACCGACAATTAGCTTTCAAGCATCAAACGAAAAATTAAGAGAGAAAATTCTcaagtgcaagagaaaggaaaccCTAGAAAAGTGCAGTAAGAAAAAGCACCTTCTGGCGTTTCCAGGACAGGAACTGGGCCTGCGACATAGGGTTTTGTGTTGGCCTCGATTTCTCGTTTTCCTGCACTTTCTCTTCCTCTGCCCCCATATTTTCTGTCCTTCCAAATACGATCTTCGCCTTCTCCTCTATGTTCTTCGGTACTTCTTGTTTGGGCTTCAGACGAAAAACGACACCGTTTGGTATATTTGCCCGAGTTAAAAGTTTTCCCAAACCATAACGCTTATGCCAGTAAACGAAGACCGTCGGTTCCCTTGAATATTTATTGAACAGCATTTGACTGTCCCGGAGTACGAGGATCCTAGGGCTGGCATTGACATGGAAACCttacaccatatatttttaagggcttgtttggtaaTTCTGAGTTACCggttctttttgtttcttggatttttctataaaaagtagataattttaaaaaatattcctaaaatacgacaattttaaaaaataattctaaatctattgtaattttatcCATACTAGCCTCTCATGTCGATTCAGACTCCTCCCATGATGTCCATGTATTTGTCTCGAGAGACCCAAACATAATGTCTgcaaaatttttcttaataaaaaaaaaatcctaaattcaaaaattttatggTTGCTCCTCTTCATCAATACTTGTCGATGATTGCTTCATTCATTATTGTCGATGATTAAAGCTCTAAAAGATCAAAGCTGACCCTTTTCTTGCATTGTTAATTCCATAGTTGCTCCTTTTTGTCACTAATTGTCGAAGCTAATCCTTaaagacaaaattttaatattttctaagctcaaatcatattttcaaaacataattttaataaaatgtattATAATTACGCTTAAGTTGTGTCTTCAAGGCACAATTTGAGTATTCTATGCTAAAAATCGTGTCTTTCAAAATACGATTTCActaaaatatactaaaattatgtcttcaaaacacaattttaatattttacattgTTTTACACTAAAGTCATGATTTGAAAATactatttcaatattttaaacaaaaattgtgttttcaagattttaataaaatgcattatttcatattataatCGTATTTTGAAGATatgattttagtatttttacaTTGAAGTCATATTTCAAATACACGATTTCAACAAAATGCACTAAAATATGTCTTTAAAACACAATATCCACGCAATGTTTTGTTGATACCAAATGTtacagatttgaaaatattttttaaactatcatattttgaaaagtattttttaaaattatgatatatttaaaaaaaaaaacccttgttTTAGGCAACATCTAATTaaactatattttaattttatgtaatgTCTAATTTAGTAGATTTATGTTCTTAATTTGTCTAATGCTACTTCCTCCCATATTCTTCATTAagcaaaatatgagaaaaatgaaaataaagaataaaaatagaagaagaggaaaaaaagaaaaagaaaaaagaaagcaacatttaaaattaataaattatttgtatatattttaaaatttattttatttatttttctcttttatatgaaagtaaactaattttaaaatcacatatttatatctaatttaactatatttgatttttttttggtaaataaaaaatgaaaaaaattattattagtatacttttttctttctttagcaTAAGGAATGGATGTCCCTTGTCTAAAAGGTGGGTCTCAAGTTCCAATCAAACATAACCTGAACCACATTTGGGCTTTCacaaaatataattgaaataaaaggGAGTACCCCTGTTTTATCCATCTATATATAGATATGTTTTACGCCATTAGTCTTACATTGTGGATGCCATTGCTCGTCTGGTCGGACAAGATGATCTGGAGAAATGTGCTTTCCGAGAGGAAGGCgacaaagaaaggaaaaggggAGGAAGAAATGTGGGGTGTGTGTGAACCAGGGTCCATGTCTGCAGAAAAGGACTTCGGGGCCAGGAGAGGGGCGGCTTCACATATCACGCCAGGTATGATAATTGTATGTGTCATACAAAATGATTGCGACAATCCAATACAAGATTTCTTAAATTTCTCAGCTTCTGCTTTGGAATTGTGGAATATGGTGAGCTTAGAATTATGAACTCTTCTGCAAACTATGATGTTAAATTACTTGTAGGCTTGTAGCAACAACCCAAGGGCATCCCAGAGTCACAACGTCATGAAATATAGTTGTGAACTTCATTACATCTATATTACATCACAAAAACAACTTATTCTGTGAAATAATTGAGGCAACATAAAGCCATCAACAGCTGCTAAAATTGACCATTTTAGAGCTGCATGCATCTACAGCTTCCCCAACACTGAGGAAAATCCAGTCTTTCCCAATTTTATCCACAACTTTGGCTAACTTCAACTTGTGTATCACTTGCCACCTTGGATTGGCTACTGCTAACTGCACGTACAACAATGGAAATTTGTTTTAGAGCCCCTTGAACCATGGATTAGCCGAAATGTTACATACTAAAGAACTTGTGTCTTACATGTATGTTATGTGAAACCAACTTATTGTACACTTCTTGTAGCGCACAGATTCCCGAAGTGTCAATGTTCATGACAGCTGCCATCACATACAGCCAAACCATTTGGTTAAATATACGCATATGATTGAAGAGGTAGTCATGGAAACAGGTAAATCACGTCACAACTTACTGGACATGTCAAGGATTACTGCTTGAGTTCTTTCCTTTGAGTTTTCTTCGCCTTCTTCGTCTTTTTCAGTCACCCTCTTCATTATTCTAAAACAAATAACCATGACTATGAGCTTTTTGTTCTT is drawn from Vitis riparia cultivar Riparia Gloire de Montpellier isolate 1030 chromosome 18, EGFV_Vit.rip_1.0, whole genome shotgun sequence and contains these coding sequences:
- the LOC117905346 gene encoding zinc finger CCCH domain-containing protein 15 homolog; protein product: MLFNKYSREPTVFVYWHKRYGLGKLLTRANIPNGVVFRLKPKQEVPKNIEEKAKIVFGRTENMGAEEEKVQENEKSRPTQNPMSQAQFLSWKRQKDADVSARRDEAARKRVEDIAAGAVQMNGRELFLHEPWVFDNTRY